In Capsicum annuum cultivar UCD-10X-F1 chromosome 11, UCD10Xv1.1, whole genome shotgun sequence, one genomic interval encodes:
- the LOC107846485 gene encoding REF/SRPP-like protein At1g67360 has translation MFLLWPRGLFKDVQVAGPRAAICHAGKLSKILATSQVAVLCWYHVYICPPFHGIAQMAAPTAAHWSQKYNQLFGVLKKKSYSIVSYILLIPVEEISKACKQVETTATRKEGAISSSSNNSE, from the coding sequence ATGTTTCTCCTTTGGCCAAGAGGATTGTTCAAGGACGTACAAGTTGCTGGTCCTCGTGCAGCTATCTGTCATGCTGGTAAATTGTCCAAGATATTAGCTACTAGTCAAGTGGCAGTGCTCTGTTGGTATCATGTCTATATCTGTCCACCGTTTCATGGAATTGCACAGATGGCTGCTCCTACAGCTGCTCACTGGTCCCAGAAATATAATCAATTATTTGGTGTCTTGAAAAAGAAAAGTTATAGTATTGTCAGCTATATCCTTTTGATACCTGTTGAAGAAATCTCAAAGGCATGCAAACAGGTTGAGACTACTGCAACAAGGAAAGAAGGTGCTATTTCTTCGAGCTCAAATAACTCTGAATGA